CAAGAAAGAGAGAGATGAAAAAAGAAAAGCAAAGAAAGAACATAAGAGCAAAACTCAAACCAGCTAAAAGTTTTGTTCAGTGTTTCTTTTCTTGACTTCTTTCTTTTTTTGTTAATTGACTTGTTGTGTATGCTAAATACGCAAACCTTTTGTTTTAGTGCACTCGACTAAGAGGTAAACTATACGGGCGTATCAGGCATGCAGCTCAGAGTTAAATTGGCATTGGGAATCGTGGTTGCGGCTCTTGTTTTATGTAGCTTTTTTGCAGGGATCCAAATTCAATCAGGCTCCAGCCAAAACGTTACCCGCGATGTGCTTTTCCAGTTATCCACATATAATCAATTGGTCGCCGGCGATTATGCAGGCACTATGACCTACGCTGACTTAGCCCAACATGGAGATTTTGGTATTGGCACATTCGACGGGTTAGACGGCGAAATGATCGCCCTTGACGGCGTATTCTATCAAGTGCCCAGCAGCGGCGTCCCCCATGAAGCCAGCCCTGATCAAACAGCACCCTACACCACCATCACCTTCTTTGAAAAAGACCAAACTTTCACTGTTTCTAACCTAAACTTTACCCAACTAAAAGCAAACATCGACGAGCAGTTGCCAGCTAAAGACACAATTTATGCCATAAAAGTAAGCGGCAACTTTGAATATGCCCAGACCCGTAGCCCCCAAAAACAGAGTATACCCTATCCAAACATAACTGACGCCCTTAAAACGCAATCCGTCTTTAATTTAACTGAGGTTTCTGCGACAGCGGTAGGGTTCTTTTTCCCAAGCAGCATGTCCGGCGTTGATTATGCGGGTTATCATTTGCATTTAATCACTGACGATAAAACAGCAGGCGGACACCTGTTGGATTGTATTATCCAAAATGCAACTGTTGAGCTTAAAGAAATCAAAGAATACACTCTTGTTTTGCCATAGTCACCGCTATAGAAATAATGTAAAATAAAAAGAAGAAGAGCAAGCTGCTTAGTGAGCAGTGTTGGTGTAGGTGGTTTCGGTTATGGTTCCATCGCTGTAGGTTCCTGCCCAATCAATTAGGGGTCCTCCTGCAGCGGTGTATGTGGCGTTTATGTCATAGGTTGGGTTGGGAATGACAGGGTAGCCTATGGTTACGTTCCAGCTTCCGCCTGTGTAGACGTAGGTTTCATAGCCAACGAGACCTTCGGCCGTTGCGCGTCCACCTTCCCAGCTGACGTTGTTGAGATATTGTGCGGCGTCAGCATGGTTGTTTTTTATGTAGGTGACGGCTGCATCGCGTACTTGTTCTGCTGTTGGAGGTTCAGTGGAGGTGGCGGTGGGAGTAGCTGTTGGTGAAGGGCCGGGGATGTAGTTGTAGTAGACTAGTGACGCTGCGATTCCGATGACAATGACGGCAATTACTATCACGATTGTTATGGCAATTATTTTTTGCATAATTTCACCATTTAAGCATATGTTATCTTACTATTTAGCACTTGCCTTGCCGAAAACTAAGCTTTAGGCATGACAAGGTTTTTAAAATTCACCAAGAAAGTATGAGCAGATTGTTATGAATAAAGCTTCTCCCGTTACCGTATTCTGGTTCATCAAAGAAGACAACAAATATATCCAATGCACCAAAACCGCTTTCGACCAAGCCATACGCGATGGAAAAAGCATCCGATACAACGGGTACCCCAGCAAAAAAGCTGAACGCATCGCCCAACAGCTCGAAAACGTTCGCATGGCCTTCTTAGGCGACCCTACGACGCCTACCAAATTCCGCGCGGCCCTAACTAATCCCACATTGGTTATTCAGGCAGAAATCATCGAGGTTGATGACCCACTGTTTTGGGAAAAAGAATCAAAACTACCAAAATACCAAACAAACCTGTCCGAATAACCCAATTCTGCAACATGAGCAAAAGTGTCTTTAGTCTGGTTGCTTTCTGTACGCATGCGCCTATGATGAGAATTGCACGTTTAAATCGGGGGCAATCGCCTTGCGAGATGCTAAAACGCATTACTGTCCTGAGGCGCCACATTATATGTAACAAATGGAACGTGTTGGCTATTCTGCTTCAAGTTTTTTCTTGGCAGCCTCAATGGCGGCAAGTTTATCTTTGCTGACCTCGGGCTTTTTAATCCCCAAACCGACGATGCTTGAAGTTATTATGTCCGCGACTAAAGTGCGGGCGACCCATTTGTAATCGGCAGGTATGATAAACCAAGGAGCCCAATTGGTGCTGGTAGCCGAGAGCATACATTCGTAGGCTTTTATGTAGTCATTCCAAAAATCACGTTCATGCATGTCGGCTTCGGAGAATTTCCAATTCTTAGAAGAATCACATAACCGCTCCAGAAAACGTTTTTTCTGCTCTCCACGAGAAACATGCAAAAAAAACTTGAGGATCAAGGTTCCATTGCGGTCCAAATGCCGCTCTAACGCGTTGATGTCTTGGTAGCGGTTGTCCCAAAATTTATCAGTATACTTCTGGGTAGGCAGGTTTTGGCGGTCTAAGAGGTTAGGGTGAACACGCACAACAAGGACCTCTTCATAGTATGAGCGGTTAAAAATGCCAATCATACCCTTGGGGGGTAAGGCTACGACTTGGCGCCATAGAAAGTCATGGTCTAATTCAAGGCTGGAGGGTTGCTTGAAGCTGGTTACCTTGCAGCCCTGCGGATTGACGCCTGACATGACATGCTTTATCGTGCTGTCTTTTCCCGCGGCATCCATACCCTGCAGAATAACCAGCACCGCAA
This genomic stretch from Candidatus Bathyarchaeota archaeon harbors:
- the budA gene encoding acetolactate decarboxylase yields the protein MQLRVKLALGIVVAALVLCSFFAGIQIQSGSSQNVTRDVLFQLSTYNQLVAGDYAGTMTYADLAQHGDFGIGTFDGLDGEMIALDGVFYQVPSSGVPHEASPDQTAPYTTITFFEKDQTFTVSNLNFTQLKANIDEQLPAKDTIYAIKVSGNFEYAQTRSPQKQSIPYPNITDALKTQSVFNLTEVSATAVGFFFPSSMSGVDYAGYHLHLITDDKTAGGHLLDCIIQNATVELKEIKEYTLVLP
- a CDS encoding polyphosphate kinase 2 family protein, which produces MEPAERTKRFIDLTRVQPGKKVRLKDLDTGWAQNEELAVMGKDAVKERANQLLEDNRQALSKAQELLYADHKFAVLVILQGMDAAGKDSTIKHVMSGVNPQGCKVTSFKQPSSLELDHDFLWRQVVALPPKGMIGIFNRSYYEEVLVVRVHPNLLDRQNLPTQKYTDKFWDNRYQDINALERHLDRNGTLILKFFLHVSRGEQKKRFLERLCDSSKNWKFSEADMHERDFWNDYIKAYECMLSATSTNWAPWFIIPADYKWVARTLVADIITSSIVGLGIKKPEVSKDKLAAIEAAKKKLEAE